TGGGGCCGACATTGGCCGAGCAGTGCATCGGCACGACGCCCTTCGTCGGCAGGACGAAGTTGAGATAGGTGAAGACCGACTTCTTCATCTCGCCGGCATAGGCCGAGCCGCCGATCAGAACGATCTTGCGGGTGAAGTCGATGGCGATGACGGTCTCGCTGCGGCAGCCATGGCGGGCGGGATCGGCCTTGAAGCTCGGCAGGTCGACGATCGTCATCTCCGGCACGTAGTCGGCGAGTTCCTCGCGCGCCGGCCGGATCAGCAGGTTGCGGATGAAGAGCGAGTGCCAGGCCATCTCGGTGTAGACGCGGGCCTTGACGCGGTGGACCGGGTCGGCGCCGCCATAGAGGTCCTGCGCAAAGAGGTCCTTGCCTTCGGCATGGGCGATGAAGTCGGCGAGCAGGGCCTCGAAATGCTCAGGGCTCATCGCATTGTTGTTGTCCCACCAGACGCTCTTGTCGGTGAGCGCGTCGCGGACCGTGAACTTGTCCTTGGGGGACCGGCCGGTGTGGGTGCCGGTGTCGGCGGTGATGGCGCCGTGGCGCGAGAGCTGGGACTCGCCGCGGGCGAGCGATTCCTCATAGAGCCGGGCGGCCTCGAGGTTCCAGGAGACGCTCTTCAGGTTGCGAAAGCCGAACGTCTCCGCCCCCTGCGCGGCATTGAACTGACCGATGGTTTTCAACGAAACCTCCCGAGGCAGGCTGGCCCAAGACCGCCTGATCTGCAGACATGCGCGAAGGAAACGACGCGCGTGGGCGACCTTTGTGCCGGCCGATGCCGGTCCCCTTAAGGCCATGTTGGACCCGGCTCAAGAGAAGGCAAAGCCTCCGCCGGGAACAATCTCATCTAAATCGATTGAATCGAATCGATGTGGTAAATCAGGGCGCTAGGGCGAAGGCCGGGCCGCCGCTGCGAGCTCGACCAGCGTTCGCCGCAGCGACGCCGCATCGGTGACAGGCGCCGGGAAAGGCAGCCGCAGGACCGCGTCGCCACGGGCGAGATCGGCCCCTTCGGGATCGAGCCCGGTCAGCCGCCAGTCGCCATCCTGCGCCTTCAGCAGGCCGGTCGCATAGGCGCGGATGGCGTCGGCATGATCGGCGTTCATGTGTTCGACCGCGCCCTCCTCCATCGCCGCGATGGCGCTGGCGGCGGCGGAATCGCTGAGCAGGTCGCCCGGCACCAGCTCATAGGCCCGGCCGAAGCCGCCATTGAGGCTCGCGCCCTGAAGATCGAGCGCGAAGAAGGAGAAATCGCCGAAATCGACATAGAGCGCGGCCTTGGGCTGCCGCGCCAGGAAGCGGCGCCGGATGCGCTCTCCCTCCGCGCCGTCGCGCGCGATCCGCCGCGCGACGAGCTTCAGGGTGATGCGGGCATGGGCGAGCGGATCGCCCTTGCCGCCCGGCGCCAGCAGCAGAGAGCAGCGCGGGTCGGCCTCGAGATGGCCGGTATGGGAGGACAGGGCCGAGACCAGGATCAGCGGCGTGCCGTCGCTGTCGGTCGCCAGGCTGACGAGGCTCGACGAGGGATGGCCGTCGCGCCCCAGCGTCGCCAGCGCGCCCGAACGGGCACCGCGCAGGAGCTGGCGGCCGAGCGCGCGCGCGTCGTCATCGGTAGGGCGGACCGGGTCCTTGCGCGGGGCGGGCTGGCTGACGTTGTCGGCGGAATTCGAGGG
This portion of the Bosea sp. OAE506 genome encodes:
- a CDS encoding DUF2470 domain-containing protein, with protein sequence MPAGSTAAPSNSADNVSQPAPRKDPVRPTDDDARALGRQLLRGARSGALATLGRDGHPSSSLVSLATDSDGTPLILVSALSSHTGHLEADPRCSLLLAPGGKGDPLAHARITLKLVARRIARDGAEGERIRRRFLARQPKAALYVDFGDFSFFALDLQGASLNGGFGRAYELVPGDLLSDSAAASAIAAMEEGAVEHMNADHADAIRAYATGLLKAQDGDWRLTGLDPEGADLARGDAVLRLPFPAPVTDAASLRRTLVELAAAARPSP